The Saccharopolyspora gregorii genomic interval GTCCGCCACCGCGACGAGCTCGCCGTCCGCGCTGAGCTCCGCTTGGACCACGTCCCGCGTCGGCAAGGTCCGGACCTGCGGCCGCGCCCGGCCCACCCCGCGCACCACGTGCAGCGGGGTCGGGCCGACCTCGCCGGGGGTCAGCGCCAGGACCGTGCGCCCGTCCGCCGACGCCGACGCGTCGCGCAGCTCCCCGGGCGGGATCGGCAGCACGGCGCGCACCCCCTGCATCTTCGCCCGCTGCTCCAGCAGCAGGCCCCACGCCGACGGATCACCGGGCGATTCGTGCCAGGCCGCCAGCGCCAGTTGCAGCGCCACGCGCGGCCGCGGGATCGACTGCTCCCGCGCGGTGGCCACCAGCTGTCCCGCGTTGATCTGGTGGATCCGCTCGCTCAACGACCGGTTCCCCCGGTGCAGGCCCAGCGCCAGCAGTGAGGCGACCAGCGCGAGCACCACCGCCAGCGCCGTGATCGTCCACCACTGCCTGCTGCGGCGGCGGGCGTGCCGTTCGCCGTGGCGGACGAAGTCCTGCTGGTCCGGGGTCAGCCAGTCCGGCCGGGCGCGGAGGTGCTCGGCCGCGGTGGTCAGCGCCGCACCGCGCAGCAGCAGTTCGGGCTCGCGGCCGGAGTCCAGCCAGCGCCGCACGCCACCGCGCAGCTCCTCCTGCCAGGCCACGAACTCGGCGTCGGCGCGCAGCCAGCCGTCCAGCCGGTCCCAGTGCGTGATCAGCGCCTGGTGCACCAGTTCCACCCGCGGCTCGGGGCCGTCCTCGATCACCAGCAGCCGTCGCGCGGCCAGCTCGCGCACCAGGTCGTGCAGCCGCGGCGGGATCTCGCTCCACCGCAGCGCGCTGCGCGCGAAGCCACCGCCGTCCTGCCTGGTGAGCAGCACCAGCAGCCGTCGCGTCGCGTCCCGGTCCCGCGCGGGCAGCGCGGCGAACGCGGCGTCGGCGGTGCGGCTCAGCGCGCCCCGCACCTCGCCGATGCGCTCGTAGGCGTCGTGCGTGAGGAAGCCGCCGACCCGGTGCTGCCACAGCAGGTCCAGCACCAGCGACACCAGCGGCAGCGAACCCGGTTCGGGCGGCGCGTCGGACAGGATCCGCTGCACCAGCCCGGCCTCGAACGCCAACCCGCCCGCTGCCGCCGCCGGGCCGGTCATCGCGGCGCGCAGCTGCTCCCGGGTCATCGGGCCGAGCAGGTGGGTGCACTCGTTGAGCCAGGTCGTGGTGGTCGCACCCGCCAGCTCCTCCAGCGAACCGGGGCGCAGCGTCAGCACCGGCCGCGGCCCGCCCGCGGGCTGGTCGGCGAGCCGCTCCAGCAGGGCGCGGGCGGCGGCCGGGTCGGCGCCGACGTACTCCTCGAACTGGTCCAGGAACAGCAGTTCCGCGTCGGCGGGGACCTCGGCGAGCACCGCGTCCGGCACGGCGCCGGGTTCCGGCCGCACCTCGTGGATCCGCGTGCCGCGCGCCCGCAGCCGCGGCAGCAGGCCCGCGCGCACCAGCGAGGACTTGCCCGCGCCGGAGGCCCCGGCCAGCACCAGCCGTCCCTCCCGGTCCAGCACGGCCAGCACCGCGTCGACGTCCTCCTCGCGGCCGTGGAAGTACGGCGCGTCCCGCTCCTCGAACGCGCGCAGACCGCGGTACGGGTTGAGCAGGCCCGCCTGCCACGACTCGCCGAGCTCGGCCGTCGGCAGCAGGTGCGCGGTGGTGTCGCTGTCGGTCGCCGAGGTCACCACGATCCCGACGACGCAGCGCAGCTCCTCGTCCCACACCGGGGTGCCGCTGTAGCCGGGCCGGATCGTCGGCTGGTGCGGGCCGGCCCGCATCTGCCGCCAGCCGGTGCCCTGCGCGCCCAGCAGCTCGCCGGTCACCCAGAGCCCGTCGTCGTGGCCGTGCGGGAAGCCGAACACCCGGAACCGGTGCCGCCACACCTCGCCGGTCACCCGGGCCGGTGCGGGCAGGGCGCCCGCGGGGACGGGGCCGGTGACCCGCAGGATCGCCACGTCGCCGCGGCCGTCGGGGCGGATCGGACGCCAGTCCGCGACCTCCGCGTCGACCTCGGGGGCGCCCGGCAGCAACGGGAACTCCAGCCGGACCGCGCCCGCCGGGGCGTCGACGGCCTCCGCGTCGGCGTCGAGCACCGCGGCCACCACGTGCGCGCAGGTCGCCACCCGGTCCGGGGCGAGCAGCACGCCCGCGCCGACGACCTCGCCGCCCGCCCGCAGCCGGACCAGGGCGGTGCCGAGCGGGTCCTGCCGATGCTCGTCGTCCGGCCGCACGCGCCACCCCCGGTTCGCGCCGTCGATCACGTCCGCCGGTGAACCTAACCAACCGGGTGGTGCGGGTGGTGCGGATTCCTGGTTCATCCCGGAATCGCAACCTCCCCACTCGAAAGGAGGACGCTAGGTCGTGGGGTGCGGGGTAATCCGGAAGCAGCGCGCACCTCGGCACGGGGCGCGCACCGGACACCGGTACTCCGGAGGTGGTTCCCCATGAAGGCAGTGGTCTACCGAGAACCGTTCGAAGTCACCGTCGACGAAGTCGACCGACCCGCCGTCCAGCACCCCAACGACGTGATCGTGCGCGTCACCTCCACTGCGATCTGCGGATCCGACCTGCACATGTACGAAGGCCGCACCGCCG includes:
- a CDS encoding nSTAND1 domain-containing NTPase translates to MIDGANRGWRVRPDDEHRQDPLGTALVRLRAGGEVVGAGVLLAPDRVATCAHVVAAVLDADAEAVDAPAGAVRLEFPLLPGAPEVDAEVADWRPIRPDGRGDVAILRVTGPVPAGALPAPARVTGEVWRHRFRVFGFPHGHDDGLWVTGELLGAQGTGWRQMRAGPHQPTIRPGYSGTPVWDEELRCVVGIVVTSATDSDTTAHLLPTAELGESWQAGLLNPYRGLRAFEERDAPYFHGREEDVDAVLAVLDREGRLVLAGASGAGKSSLVRAGLLPRLRARGTRIHEVRPEPGAVPDAVLAEVPADAELLFLDQFEEYVGADPAAARALLERLADQPAGGPRPVLTLRPGSLEELAGATTTTWLNECTHLLGPMTREQLRAAMTGPAAAAGGLAFEAGLVQRILSDAPPEPGSLPLVSLVLDLLWQHRVGGFLTHDAYERIGEVRGALSRTADAAFAALPARDRDATRRLLVLLTRQDGGGFARSALRWSEIPPRLHDLVRELAARRLLVIEDGPEPRVELVHQALITHWDRLDGWLRADAEFVAWQEELRGGVRRWLDSGREPELLLRGAALTTAAEHLRARPDWLTPDQQDFVRHGERHARRRSRQWWTITALAVVLALVASLLALGLHRGNRSLSERIHQINAGQLVATAREQSIPRPRVALQLALAAWHESPGDPSAWGLLLEQRAKMQGVRAVLPIPPGELRDASASADGRTVLALTPGEVGPTPLHVVRGVGRARPQVRTLPTRDVVQAELSADGELVAVADRWNAVSLWDAATGRELGVLPGPRPSVAPDLSGAGPVLRFSADGRHLLYLPSRTATPGAEVVPVLWDVARRAELPPPRIPLNAVADLFPTGDPASVVVLVPGGDVLTTSTRGAPQVVSADARANGVIGDGTRVLRCDQGGAPVVLDVATGATVRQVPGADCPLSLDRAGRYLVERGSTLLDLGTGLRYALGLVNGPVSQGRLITAFPGGGGTVTGVFLEQDALFTATLPPPLGLPDPGQVSQPLATSADGTKSAAHDEDGALLLLGRSRSDVLARGPAAGGNTEVLFSGDGSLLYETRPDRLVVYDADDLHVEQEIPLPPQEDPPPIAELGPGEVAVLNAGALLRLDPRTGQRIAVDPLPATPVPPEGAGALLARPGHPGELVLAWGDSVHLWRLDGPGGAPRTVRTIPLPGDEATGLTTSPDGAQLVISTSTRARIADLDTGRLVSEVDTLGRIAAFVPPLLVEEGSAPEVWFTPQRRAIAQPAFTDATTSSDGRSLVVRWKDQDPVRVPLDPWELVGELCRIDDHEFTAEERALLPADSHPDRPCSVLDER